One Lentisphaera araneosa HTCC2155 DNA window includes the following coding sequences:
- a CDS encoding sulfatase: MSFLKRFLVGVCLILTTGLCAKENMNVLFIAIDDLNDWIGPMGGNPQVKTPHLDKFANFSIVMNKAYCPATVCGPSRSSLLTGRHCHNTGVYGNSNNLKKASKTKDLETLPEYFGNRGYHTLTTGKIFHKHMTSEGMDEGHWAFHEVGKTKGSAGGMLWKKQATHPDHKYGGSPIQWGATKAPLEKTKDYMNAKWAAEQFERDFDGKPFFMALGISRPHLPFFVPQKYFDMYPLDKVKPAPVKLDDYDDIVDSNGKAFFKGPDATWLAVDKSNAHTELNRAYMASVTYADDCLGVVFDALAKSQYADNTIVMLWGDHGWYLGEKLKYRKTGLWEEAARVPFMVRVPGVNEGVKSDGVINLIDMYPTLIDLCGLPENSNNDGRSFAKLIANPKMTWNTPTLSTMGHMNHALTDGRYRYISYKKGVQELYDHNSDPMEYNNLANNPEYAEIIAKFKKQLPKNNEPESPRNTMEKKKNKASKKI, encoded by the coding sequence ATGTCTTTTTTAAAAAGATTTTTAGTCGGAGTATGTCTCATACTCACGACTGGCCTCTGCGCCAAAGAAAACATGAACGTGCTCTTCATCGCCATCGACGATCTCAATGATTGGATTGGTCCAATGGGTGGTAATCCTCAGGTGAAAACTCCTCATTTGGATAAGTTTGCCAATTTCTCTATCGTCATGAATAAAGCTTACTGTCCAGCTACTGTTTGCGGGCCTTCAAGATCTTCATTGTTAACTGGTCGCCATTGCCACAACACGGGTGTTTACGGCAATAGTAACAATCTAAAAAAAGCAAGTAAAACCAAAGACCTGGAAACGCTTCCGGAATATTTTGGTAACCGTGGCTATCACACCCTTACTACAGGTAAAATTTTTCACAAGCACATGACCTCCGAAGGTATGGATGAGGGTCATTGGGCTTTTCATGAAGTGGGAAAAACAAAAGGAAGTGCAGGAGGAATGCTTTGGAAAAAGCAAGCGACACACCCCGATCATAAATATGGCGGTAGTCCAATTCAATGGGGTGCTACCAAAGCTCCTCTCGAAAAAACAAAAGATTACATGAATGCCAAATGGGCTGCTGAACAGTTTGAACGCGATTTTGACGGCAAGCCCTTCTTTATGGCACTAGGGATTTCCAGACCTCACCTACCCTTTTTTGTTCCCCAAAAATACTTCGACATGTACCCACTCGACAAAGTGAAACCGGCACCCGTAAAATTAGATGATTACGATGACATTGTAGATTCAAATGGCAAAGCTTTTTTCAAAGGTCCAGACGCAACCTGGTTAGCTGTAGACAAAAGCAATGCCCATACTGAGCTCAATCGTGCTTACATGGCCTCTGTAACTTATGCTGATGATTGCTTAGGTGTAGTCTTTGACGCCCTTGCTAAAAGCCAATACGCAGATAACACGATCGTCATGCTTTGGGGAGACCATGGCTGGTATTTGGGTGAAAAACTTAAGTATAGAAAAACTGGTCTATGGGAAGAAGCTGCTAGAGTTCCTTTTATGGTTCGCGTACCTGGAGTCAATGAAGGTGTAAAAAGTGATGGTGTTATCAACTTAATTGATATGTACCCTACCTTGATTGATCTCTGTGGTCTTCCGGAGAACTCAAATAACGATGGTCGTAGCTTTGCTAAGCTCATCGCTAATCCGAAAATGACCTGGAATACACCAACTCTAAGTACTATGGGCCACATGAATCACGCCTTGACGGATGGACGTTACCGCTACATTTCCTACAAAAAGGGAGTTCAAGAACTTTACGATCACAATTCTGATCCAATGGAATATAACAACCTCGCAAACAATCCCGAATACGCCGAAATTATTGCTAAATTTAAAAAGCAGCTTCCAAAGAACAATGAGCCTGAAAGTCCACGCAATACTATGGAGAAAAAGAAAAACAAGGCCTCAAAAAAGATCTAA
- a CDS encoding sulfatase produces MSFIKTLILSFCLIGSFGLSAKENMNVLFIAIDDLNDWIGPMGGNPAVKTPNFDKFFANGGMSMYKAHSPSTVCGPARSAIMTGKHCYNTGVYGNDTNLKNAPKAKDLLTIPEWFSKHGYHSLSAGKIFHKHPTEKEIDHGQWAFDEHHVIKGGLGAKSKAKPANGLLDINGKQMKGKGLEFDWGPTVKNDTTQMKDYKIADWAVNQFQKRSFDKPFFMAVGFSKPHLPWFVPQKYFDMYPLDKIELPEIKENPHEKIVNEKGEFIYGKAFREDSKRWGRAEKYGVTKNALQAYMANVTFVDDCLGHLLDGLNNSPYADNTIVVLWGDHGWHLGEKKRFGKCLLWQESTRVPLMLKVPGVTPNNKRCDGVVNLIDLYPTLSELCNIPVNPKNDGRSFAKLANQPDMKWNKPTLTSWLEGNHRIYDGRYSYINWRGGDELYDHKNDPLEHNNLANNPEYAKIMAKLKALVPKHNEPESPRNTFDKKKMKELYKKQANK; encoded by the coding sequence ATGTCTTTTATAAAAACTTTAATCTTAAGCTTTTGCCTTATTGGCAGTTTTGGACTCAGTGCCAAAGAAAACATGAACGTACTGTTTATCGCCATCGATGACCTGAATGATTGGATTGGTCCTATGGGTGGCAATCCCGCGGTCAAAACACCAAACTTCGATAAGTTTTTCGCCAATGGTGGTATGTCGATGTACAAAGCTCACTCACCTTCTACAGTTTGTGGGCCTGCTCGCTCGGCTATCATGACCGGAAAGCACTGCTACAACACAGGTGTTTATGGTAATGACACCAATTTGAAAAATGCACCAAAAGCTAAAGACCTGCTCACTATTCCTGAATGGTTCAGTAAGCATGGATACCACAGCTTGAGTGCGGGTAAGATCTTTCACAAACATCCAACAGAAAAAGAAATCGATCACGGCCAATGGGCTTTTGATGAACACCATGTTATCAAGGGTGGCCTTGGCGCTAAAAGTAAAGCCAAACCGGCTAATGGATTACTGGATATCAACGGCAAACAAATGAAGGGCAAAGGGCTCGAGTTTGACTGGGGACCCACGGTAAAAAATGACACGACTCAAATGAAAGATTATAAAATCGCTGATTGGGCCGTGAATCAATTCCAAAAGCGCTCTTTTGACAAGCCTTTCTTTATGGCTGTGGGTTTTTCCAAACCCCACCTCCCCTGGTTTGTTCCTCAAAAATACTTCGACATGTACCCTCTCGATAAAATTGAACTCCCAGAAATCAAAGAAAATCCACATGAAAAAATCGTCAATGAAAAAGGCGAATTCATCTACGGAAAAGCCTTTAGAGAAGACTCAAAGCGCTGGGGCCGTGCCGAAAAATATGGCGTCACAAAAAATGCTCTCCAAGCCTATATGGCTAACGTCACCTTTGTCGATGACTGCCTCGGTCACTTACTTGATGGATTAAATAACAGCCCATACGCAGACAATACAATTGTGGTTCTCTGGGGCGATCACGGCTGGCATTTAGGCGAGAAAAAACGCTTTGGCAAATGTCTTCTTTGGCAGGAATCAACTCGTGTACCGCTCATGCTAAAAGTCCCTGGTGTGACGCCAAATAATAAACGCTGCGATGGAGTGGTCAACCTTATTGACCTCTATCCTACATTATCTGAGCTCTGCAATATCCCCGTAAACCCAAAAAATGATGGCCGCAGCTTTGCGAAGCTCGCCAATCAACCTGATATGAAATGGAATAAACCCACGCTCACAAGCTGGTTAGAGGGAAATCACCGCATATACGATGGCCGCTACAGTTACATTAATTGGAGAGGTGGCGATGAGCTCTACGATCATAAAAATGACCCCCTTGAGCACAATAACCTAGCTAATAACCCTGAGTACGCAAAAATCATGGCAAAGCTCAAGGCCCTTGTTCCCAAGCATAATGAGCCCGAGAGTCCACGCAATACTTTTGATAAGAAAAAAATGAAAGAGCTCTACAAAAAGCAAGCCAATAAATAA
- a CDS encoding RNA polymerase sigma factor: MNQTRLTLIQRAQNPDDESAWNEFVEVYKNYIYVIIHQMGVNNKDCEDILQQVLVKLWKKLPSFEYGVNKSKFRTWLGTITHSSVVDFFRKQNSQNKRIEGAAKEQIDHINTISTPEIEEMAEREWRLYITNLAMNNIEQFFSGKAIDVFKMSIKGQSNQQISEDLEIKLDTVYILKNRVKKRLTEEIKQLKAQYE, from the coding sequence ATGAACCAAACAAGACTGACTTTAATTCAGCGAGCGCAAAACCCGGACGATGAATCTGCATGGAACGAATTTGTAGAAGTTTATAAGAATTATATCTACGTCATTATCCATCAAATGGGTGTAAATAATAAAGATTGCGAAGACATCCTCCAACAAGTTTTAGTGAAACTCTGGAAGAAACTCCCCAGCTTTGAATACGGCGTCAATAAATCAAAATTCAGAACTTGGTTAGGCACAATCACTCACTCTTCGGTAGTTGATTTTTTCCGCAAGCAAAATAGTCAAAACAAACGCATTGAGGGAGCGGCCAAAGAGCAAATTGATCACATTAACACCATCAGTACTCCCGAAATCGAGGAAATGGCTGAACGTGAATGGCGCCTCTATATCACCAACCTCGCGATGAACAATATTGAACAGTTTTTTAGTGGCAAAGCCATCGATGTCTTTAAAATGAGTATCAAAGGCCAATCCAATCAACAAATCAGCGAAGACCTCGAAATTAAACTCGACACTGTCTACATTTTAAAGAACCGAGTCAAGAAACGCCTCACCGAAGAAATTAAACAACTCAAAGCCCAATACGAATAA
- a CDS encoding DUF1559 domain-containing protein has protein sequence MKKFTLIELLVVIAIIGILASLLLPSLKQARGSAHRASCTNKLKQIGISLLLYSDDYDSQLPVEYATKLPWDDRLGIAGVDGRNITEADASKAGGYKYDEWGDTHQLYRCPSDPKSWDWGGNAVRSYTANQGHWNNGAANSSGWVFSGFSAEDASEGA, from the coding sequence ATGAAAAAATTCACTCTTATCGAACTCTTAGTCGTTATTGCCATCATCGGCATTTTGGCTTCTTTATTACTTCCCTCTTTAAAGCAAGCGCGGGGTTCAGCCCACAGAGCCTCATGTACCAATAAATTAAAACAAATCGGCATTTCTCTTCTTTTATATAGCGATGACTATGACTCACAACTACCAGTAGAATATGCCACTAAACTTCCCTGGGATGATAGGCTTGGAATTGCAGGCGTTGACGGAAGAAATATCACGGAAGCAGATGCCTCGAAAGCTGGTGGCTACAAATATGATGAATGGGGTGATACCCATCAACTCTACCGCTGCCCTTCTGATCCCAAGTCTTGGGATTGGGGCGGAAATGCAGTTCGCTCTTATACAGCTAATCAGGGGCATTGGAATAATGGTGCCGCTAATTCTAGTGGCTGGGTATTCTCCGGCTTTAGTGCAGAGGATGCCTCTGAAGGTGCTTGA